One Bacillus andreraoultii genomic region harbors:
- a CDS encoding LolA family protein, with product MRKKWLYLLAGLLIVTFLAGCGSKSKEEVIKELDSKVETMKGYKMDAKMTLTMGADAQEYKIQVWHNKPEMYRVHMKNAERDQSQMILRNKEGVFVLTPALNKSYKFQSEWPKNSSQPYLYESLVQDLLEDKGVKLTETDKHYVFEAKTRYQYNKMLPLQEITFKKKDLSPVSVKVMDTDRNVKLAVKFSKAEFNSKFDEGSFDLKRNMTSAQMEVPVSTVEQAKNEDFVVKVPSAELNGATLVDEQEILTPNGKRVVLTYDGDKSFTLMQEQVEVLETASMSSTTVNGEPVDLGFTIGALTDNSLTWTDGNVEYMIASNNLSKEEMVMLAKSVQSVSVEK from the coding sequence ATGAGAAAGAAGTGGTTATATCTTTTGGCAGGGCTTTTAATCGTAACATTCCTCGCTGGTTGCGGTTCAAAATCAAAAGAAGAGGTAATTAAAGAGCTGGATAGTAAAGTAGAAACGATGAAAGGCTATAAGATGGATGCAAAAATGACGTTAACAATGGGAGCAGATGCACAAGAATACAAAATTCAAGTCTGGCATAATAAACCAGAAATGTATCGTGTTCATATGAAAAATGCTGAACGTGATCAAAGCCAAATGATTTTACGAAATAAGGAAGGGGTATTTGTACTCACACCTGCCCTTAATAAAAGCTATAAATTTCAAAGTGAATGGCCAAAAAATAGCAGTCAACCATATTTATATGAATCCCTTGTCCAAGACCTATTAGAAGACAAAGGTGTGAAATTAACGGAAACAGATAAGCATTATGTATTTGAGGCAAAAACGCGTTACCAATATAATAAAATGCTTCCATTACAAGAAATAACATTTAAGAAAAAAGACTTATCCCCAGTTTCTGTTAAAGTGATGGATACAGACCGAAATGTAAAACTTGCGGTAAAGTTTTCTAAAGCAGAGTTCAATTCAAAATTTGATGAAGGCTCTTTTGATTTAAAAAGAAACATGACGAGTGCACAAATGGAAGTTCCTGTAAGTACAGTAGAACAAGCGAAAAATGAAGATTTTGTTGTAAAAGTACCAAGTGCAGAATTAAATGGAGCAACCCTTGTTGATGAACAAGAGATACTAACTCCAAACGGCAAACGTGTTGTGCTAACGTATGATGGTGATAAGTCGTTTACTTTAATGCAAGAGCAAGTGGAAGTATTAGAAACAGCTTCCATGTCTTCTACGACAGTAAATGGTGAACCCGTTGACTTAGGATTTACAATTGGTGCCTTAACGGATAATTCTTTAACATGGACAGATGGAAATGTCGAATATATGATTGCTTCGAATAACTTATCGAAAGAAGAAATGGTTATGTTGGCAAAATCCGTACAAAGTGTATCTGTAGAAAAGTAA
- a CDS encoding UDP-N-acetylmuramoyl-tripeptide--D-alanyl-D-alanine ligase — translation MIQKKIIELANMIHVHNDLSAYAEQNIKGVSINSLSIEKGNLFVPLKGGKRDGHEFVEQAIKQGASASLWQKDVPTPPTDLPILIVDDTLEALQQLAKSYRDELSLKVVGITGSNGKTTTKDMLAEVLSSKYKVQKTSGNFNNHIGLPLTILDLKKETEIAVLEMGMSDFGEIDLLTKIARPDAAIITNIGDAHLQELGSREGIAKAKLEIVNGLKEGGLFVYPGDELLIKERLEGTAQPWNIRTFGKQETNDLYPRTLEANAEGSTFTINQSDLTFTLPILGEYNVMNALAVMLVAKEWGISFSMMNEAFSKIKLSHMRLEKTFGINGSHILNDAYNASPTSMKAVVDLVANLPGYKKKIVVLGDMLELGPNEDQFHKEVGMHINPEKIHYVYTYGELAKSIAEGARSKFTESNVFSFTEKKALIEHLKQQLDHDTIVLVKGSRGMRLEEVVEKIKQ, via the coding sequence ATGATTCAAAAGAAAATAATTGAGTTAGCCAATATGATTCATGTACATAATGATTTATCGGCTTATGCAGAACAAAACATAAAGGGAGTTTCCATTAACTCGCTAAGCATCGAAAAAGGCAATTTATTCGTGCCATTAAAAGGTGGAAAACGAGACGGTCATGAATTTGTTGAACAAGCAATTAAACAAGGGGCCAGTGCCTCTTTATGGCAAAAAGATGTCCCGACCCCACCTACTGACCTGCCCATCCTTATTGTGGACGATACACTGGAAGCTTTGCAACAACTCGCTAAAAGTTATCGTGATGAATTATCGTTAAAAGTTGTCGGTATAACGGGTAGTAATGGTAAAACAACAACAAAGGACATGTTAGCAGAAGTACTTTCTAGTAAATATAAAGTACAAAAAACTTCTGGCAACTTTAATAACCATATTGGTCTTCCTTTAACAATCCTAGATTTAAAAAAAGAAACAGAAATAGCGGTATTAGAAATGGGTATGAGTGACTTCGGTGAAATCGACTTGTTAACAAAAATTGCGCGACCAGATGCAGCAATTATTACAAACATAGGAGATGCGCATCTACAAGAATTAGGTTCACGTGAAGGAATTGCGAAGGCAAAATTGGAAATTGTAAATGGGTTAAAAGAAGGCGGGCTATTCGTCTATCCTGGGGATGAGCTACTTATAAAAGAACGACTTGAGGGAACGGCACAACCGTGGAACATTCGTACATTTGGTAAGCAGGAAACGAATGATTTATACCCGAGAACACTTGAGGCAAATGCAGAAGGGTCAACATTTACAATTAACCAATCAGACCTTACGTTTACTTTGCCAATTTTAGGTGAGTACAATGTGATGAACGCGTTAGCCGTAATGCTTGTTGCCAAAGAGTGGGGAATTTCTTTTTCTATGATGAATGAAGCATTTTCAAAAATTAAACTATCACATATGAGATTAGAAAAGACATTTGGAATCAATGGTTCCCATATTTTAAATGATGCTTATAATGCGAGCCCAACATCAATGAAAGCGGTCGTTGATTTAGTAGCGAATTTACCAGGGTATAAGAAAAAGATTGTTGTACTTGGTGATATGTTGGAATTAGGTCCGAATGAGGATCAATTCCATAAAGAAGTTGGCATGCATATTAATCCAGAAAAAATTCATTATGTTTATACGTATGGGGAGTTAGCAAAATCAATCGCAGAAGGTGCTAGAAGTAAGTTTACCGAATCTAATGTCTTCTCATTTACTGAAAAAAAAGCGTTAATTGAACATTTAAAACAACAACTTGATCACGATACAATTGTATTAGTGAAAGGTTCAAGAGGTATGCGATTAGAAGAAGTTGTGGAAAAAATTAAGCAGTAG
- the mgtE gene encoding magnesium transporter: MNNMMNEEQLLLTVVKYLKENKRHDLTLLIDELQPYDIANLYKDLPNKLKTRFLFHLDNHLLADVIQEVEDVDLQFEILNKLTIDKKGEVLNLMDNDDLASLLHDLPSEKTESLLAEMKHEESTIVQHIMKYPEETAGRLMTNRFVWIRDDYTVRDAVDKLKNFAEYAETINYLYVINERRQLVGVVSYRDLLLADINNQIKNIMFERVISVSDYTDQEEAARILERYDFLALPVVNENNILLGIITFDDMLDVIIREANEDIEKLSASGKAIDFDTKAGVAAWRRLPWLILLLLIGLFSGSIISHFQKTLDLVVALAFFMPMISGMTGNTGTQSLAVVVRGLAGQDLDRRAISHLILREFFVGAIIGVICGILISLIAYFWQGNIYIGLVVGLSLFLTLIIGTLAGTIIPLILYRLKIDPAIASGPLITTLNDIFSLTTYFTIATIFLDKLL, from the coding sequence ATGAACAATATGATGAATGAAGAACAACTATTGCTTACGGTTGTAAAATACTTAAAAGAAAACAAACGCCATGACCTTACCTTACTAATTGATGAATTACAACCGTATGATATTGCTAATTTATATAAAGACTTACCAAATAAGCTGAAGACACGTTTTTTATTCCACCTGGACAACCACTTATTAGCAGATGTCATTCAAGAAGTGGAAGATGTAGATCTTCAATTTGAAATCTTAAATAAATTAACAATCGATAAAAAAGGCGAAGTCCTGAACTTAATGGATAACGACGACCTCGCATCTTTACTTCATGATTTACCTTCTGAAAAAACAGAATCACTTCTCGCTGAAATGAAACATGAAGAGTCGACCATCGTTCAGCATATTATGAAGTATCCTGAAGAAACAGCAGGACGACTTATGACAAACCGCTTTGTATGGATTCGTGATGATTATACGGTCCGGGATGCTGTCGATAAATTAAAAAACTTCGCCGAATATGCAGAAACCATAAACTATCTTTATGTCATTAATGAACGTCGTCAACTTGTTGGTGTCGTCTCATATCGTGATCTTCTTTTAGCGGATATTAATAATCAAATAAAAAATATAATGTTTGAACGGGTTATATCTGTTTCTGACTATACGGACCAAGAAGAGGCCGCGCGAATTTTAGAACGGTATGACTTCTTAGCTTTGCCTGTTGTGAATGAAAACAATATATTACTCGGAATTATTACATTCGATGATATGTTAGACGTTATTATTCGTGAGGCAAATGAAGATATCGAGAAATTATCCGCATCAGGTAAGGCAATTGATTTTGATACAAAGGCAGGCGTTGCAGCTTGGCGAAGATTACCTTGGCTCATTTTACTACTTCTTATCGGCTTATTTTCCGGAAGTATTATTAGTCATTTCCAAAAGACATTAGACCTTGTCGTTGCACTAGCCTTTTTTATGCCAATGATTTCTGGGATGACAGGAAATACAGGAACGCAATCGCTTGCTGTCGTTGTTCGTGGATTAGCTGGACAGGATTTAGATAGGAGGGCAATTTCCCACCTTATTTTACGGGAATTTTTCGTCGGTGCAATTATCGGAGTTATTTGTGGTATTCTTATTTCACTCATTGCTTACTTCTGGCAGGGGAATATTTACATTGGACTTGTCGTAGGTCTTTCCTTATTTTTAACGTTAATTATTGGAACATTGGCTGGAACTATCATTCCACTCATTCTTTATCGATTAAAAATTGACCCTGCCATTGCTTCAGGTCCATTGATCACTACATTAAATGATATCTTTTCGTTAACAACCTACTTCACAATCGCAACAATATTCCTTGATAAATTATTATAA
- a CDS encoding DEAD/DEAH box helicase, giving the protein MGKFEELKISSTTLKSLRRIGFEETTAIQEQTIPLSMEGKDIIGQAQTGTGKTAAFGIPLVEKVNPKNKHIQSLVIAPTRELAIQVSEELYKIGYEKHVQVLAVFGGQDISRQIRALKKNPAIIVGTPGRLLDHINRRTIKLQDIHTVVLDEADEMLNMGFIEDIEKILESIPEERQTLLFSATMPDRIRQIATRFMKNPEIVRVKAKEMTVPQIDQFFVKVDERDKFDALTRLLDYQSPDLAIVFGRTKRRVDEVAEALSIRGYTAEGIHGDLSQAKRLQVLRKFKEGSVDVLVATDVAARGLDISGVTHVYNFDIPQDPESYVHRIGRTGRAGKAGMAITFVSPREMSYLRTVEETTKKRMKRMQVPSIAEAIEGQQRLVVDKLNTTIDGNDLSLYRKAAEELLADQDPVTVVSAALKLLTKEPDTTPVKISYEAPLPGKRDKNNNSKKSTRSNSRDFQRRHGQRSNNKYGRSPKKAK; this is encoded by the coding sequence TTGGGAAAATTTGAAGAATTAAAAATTAGTTCGACTACATTGAAGTCATTAAGAAGAATTGGATTTGAGGAAACAACAGCAATTCAAGAACAAACGATACCTTTAAGCATGGAAGGAAAGGACATTATCGGACAAGCACAAACCGGAACTGGTAAAACGGCTGCATTCGGTATTCCTTTAGTGGAAAAGGTCAATCCAAAGAACAAGCATATTCAAAGTTTAGTCATTGCACCGACGCGTGAATTAGCGATTCAAGTCTCTGAAGAGTTGTATAAAATTGGCTATGAAAAACATGTTCAAGTATTAGCTGTTTTTGGTGGTCAAGATATATCGAGACAAATTCGTGCGTTGAAGAAAAATCCAGCAATTATCGTTGGTACACCAGGTAGACTGTTAGACCATATTAATCGCCGTACCATTAAATTACAAGATATTCATACCGTCGTCCTTGACGAAGCGGATGAAATGTTAAATATGGGATTCATTGAAGATATTGAAAAAATATTAGAAAGTATACCAGAAGAAAGACAAACATTACTTTTCTCAGCTACAATGCCTGATCGAATCCGTCAAATTGCAACCAGATTTATGAAAAACCCAGAAATAGTCCGTGTAAAAGCGAAAGAAATGACGGTTCCACAAATTGATCAATTTTTTGTTAAAGTTGATGAAAGAGATAAGTTTGATGCCTTAACTCGTTTACTTGATTATCAATCACCAGATTTAGCGATTGTGTTTGGTCGGACAAAACGTCGCGTTGATGAAGTTGCAGAAGCACTTTCGATTCGTGGATACACAGCGGAAGGAATTCATGGAGATTTGTCTCAAGCAAAACGGTTACAAGTTTTACGGAAATTTAAAGAAGGTTCTGTTGATGTGTTAGTGGCAACAGATGTAGCAGCACGTGGCTTAGACATTTCCGGTGTTACACATGTATATAACTTTGATATTCCTCAAGACCCGGAAAGCTACGTACACCGCATCGGACGTACAGGACGCGCAGGAAAAGCAGGTATGGCTATTACATTTGTTTCACCGCGGGAAATGAGTTACTTACGCACGGTTGAAGAAACAACGAAAAAACGGATGAAACGGATGCAAGTTCCTTCGATTGCTGAAGCGATAGAAGGTCAACAACGTTTAGTAGTGGATAAACTTAATACGACAATTGATGGGAATGATTTATCACTTTATCGGAAAGCTGCAGAAGAATTATTAGCAGACCAAGACCCAGTGACAGTTGTTTCTGCTGCGTTGAAATTGTTAACGAAAGAACCAGATACAACACCAGTAAAAATATCGTATGAAGCGCCACTACCAGGGAAACGTGACAAAAATAATAATTCGAAAAAATCTACTCGTTCAAATAGTAGAGATTTTCAACGGAGACATGGTCAACGTTCCAATAATAAGTATGGCCGTAGCCCAAAAAAAGCAAAATAA
- a CDS encoding D-alanine--D-alanine ligase, whose protein sequence is MKKKLYLLYGGKSAEHEVSVRTAFAVIGALDFGKYEVSPIYITEQGQWIKRDALEQPVKQLSDLRLEIQKSTSTTPALFTGELGNGQEEPAIIFPLLHGPNGEDGTVQGLLEVLNLPYVGNGVLASAAGMDKVIMKNIFRDAGLNQVAYVSVLRHEWEGNSEIAYERVEATLNYPCFVKPANLGSSVGISKCNNREELVQAFVEAFQFDRKIIVEQGVVAREIEVGILGNDDPQCSVAGEIVPKTEFYDYTAKYEDGDTALIIPAEISDETYETIKTMAIQAFKALDCSGLVRADFFLTQSGEVLINEVNTMPGFTPVSMFPLLWKHTGIDYPQLIDRLIQLGLERYQEKQQIRYTLD, encoded by the coding sequence ATGAAGAAAAAACTTTATTTGTTATATGGAGGAAAATCGGCAGAGCATGAGGTGTCCGTGAGAACGGCTTTTGCTGTTATAGGAGCACTCGACTTTGGAAAATATGAAGTTAGTCCAATTTATATAACGGAACAAGGACAATGGATAAAACGGGATGCTTTAGAACAACCTGTCAAACAATTATCTGATTTGAGATTAGAAATACAAAAATCTACTTCTACCACTCCCGCTTTATTTACGGGTGAATTAGGTAACGGGCAAGAAGAACCTGCAATTATTTTTCCACTTTTACATGGCCCTAATGGTGAGGACGGAACGGTGCAAGGATTATTGGAAGTACTAAATCTCCCATATGTAGGTAATGGAGTGTTAGCTTCAGCTGCGGGCATGGATAAAGTCATTATGAAAAACATATTTCGAGATGCCGGATTAAACCAAGTGGCTTATGTTTCCGTTCTTCGTCATGAATGGGAAGGGAACTCAGAAATAGCTTATGAACGGGTTGAAGCGACATTAAACTATCCATGCTTTGTTAAGCCTGCTAACTTAGGGTCAAGTGTAGGAATAAGTAAATGTAATAATCGTGAAGAATTAGTTCAAGCGTTTGTTGAGGCTTTTCAATTTGACCGAAAAATTATTGTTGAACAAGGTGTTGTCGCCCGAGAAATTGAAGTTGGAATTCTAGGAAATGATGACCCACAATGTTCTGTCGCAGGTGAAATTGTTCCAAAAACTGAGTTTTATGACTATACGGCGAAATATGAGGATGGGGATACAGCCCTTATTATCCCAGCAGAAATATCTGATGAAACATACGAAACGATTAAAACGATGGCAATTCAAGCTTTTAAGGCTCTTGATTGTTCAGGTCTTGTGCGTGCAGACTTTTTCTTAACTCAATCGGGTGAAGTATTAATTAATGAAGTAAACACGATGCCAGGTTTTACCCCGGTCAGCATGTTCCCACTTCTATGGAAACATACAGGGATTGATTATCCACAATTAATTGATCGTCTCATCCAACTTGGTCTTGAGCGTTATCAAGAAAAACAACAAATTCGTTACACACTTGATTAA
- a CDS encoding rhomboid family intramembrane serine protease: MYRYRGFNSFFTTHPIVSILVGINILFFLLISLPIFPNRWIFERMVGVNILIANGEWWRLVTPIFLHSHFNHLLFNSLSLLIVGSLLEERVKRSTFVFVYLSSGIFANVITYIFASMTYIHAGASGAIFGILGVFATLTYFKKVHRQLSTSLVVIIILALLFTFTNTQVNIFSHIGGFIWGALCGYLIIRKRV, from the coding sequence ATGTATAGATATAGAGGATTTAATAGTTTTTTCACTACACACCCAATTGTTTCCATATTAGTAGGGATAAATATTCTCTTCTTCTTACTCATTTCATTGCCCATATTTCCGAATCGGTGGATTTTTGAACGAATGGTAGGTGTGAATATTTTAATTGCGAACGGAGAATGGTGGCGACTTGTTACACCGATTTTTCTTCATAGTCATTTCAATCATTTACTTTTCAACAGTCTTTCGTTACTCATTGTCGGTTCTTTACTTGAGGAACGTGTAAAGCGGTCTACATTTGTATTCGTTTATTTAAGTTCGGGTATTTTCGCAAATGTCATTACATATATTTTTGCATCGATGACCTATATTCATGCCGGGGCAAGTGGAGCGATTTTTGGCATCTTGGGTGTGTTTGCAACCTTAACATATTTTAAAAAAGTTCATCGTCAATTATCAACTAGCCTTGTCGTAATCATTATTCTAGCCCTTTTATTTACCTTTACTAATACACAAGTCAATATATTTTCTCATATCGGTGGATTTATTTGGGGAGCTTTATGCGGGTATCTTATCATTCGAAAAAGAGTATAG
- a CDS encoding type II toxin-antitoxin system PemK/MazF family toxin — protein sequence MIVKRGDVFFADLSPVVGSEQGGVRPVLILQNDIGNRFSPTVIIAAITAQIQKAKLPTHVEIDAKKYGFERDSVILLEQIRTIDKQRLTDKITHLDEGMMEKVDEALQISLGLIEF from the coding sequence TTGATTGTCAAACGAGGCGACGTTTTCTTTGCCGACCTTTCCCCTGTCGTTGGTTCAGAACAAGGAGGCGTCCGTCCTGTTCTCATATTGCAAAATGACATTGGGAATCGGTTCAGTCCAACTGTAATCATTGCAGCAATTACAGCACAAATTCAAAAAGCAAAACTACCTACGCATGTAGAAATTGATGCGAAAAAGTATGGTTTTGAACGAGATTCAGTTATATTACTTGAACAAATCCGAACGATTGATAAGCAGCGACTTACTGATAAAATTACTCATCTAGATGAAGGAATGATGGAAAAAGTAGATGAAGCGCTCCAAATCAGTCTCGGATTGATTGAATTTTGA
- a CDS encoding CopG family ribbon-helix-helix protein: MSESSATQEILVNLPQSLLLEMDGFIKQENVDRDELIYQATKMFLRERKKRHIRESMRRGYMEMAKINLTIASESFQAEYEAEHTVERLVSGG, encoded by the coding sequence GTGTCTGAATCCAGCGCAACACAAGAAATTTTAGTAAACTTACCGCAAAGCTTATTGCTAGAAATGGACGGGTTTATAAAACAAGAAAATGTAGATCGTGATGAGCTGATTTATCAAGCAACAAAAATGTTTTTACGCGAGAGAAAAAAAAGACACATTCGCGAATCCATGAGACGGGGATATATGGAAATGGCCAAAATTAATTTGACCATTGCATCTGAAAGCTTTCAAGCTGAATATGAGGCAGAACATACAGTAGAGAGATTAGTAAGCGGAGGATAA
- the acpS gene encoding holo-ACP synthase: MIKGIGMDIVEIERMNDLLLRNERIKERVLTESEKKVLETLPFKRKVEFIAGRFAAKEAFSKAYGTGIGKDLSFQDIEVTTDERGKPYIVKPFREGVHLSITHSKHYALAQVIIESVEK; this comes from the coding sequence ATGATCAAAGGAATTGGAATGGATATTGTTGAAATTGAACGAATGAATGATTTACTTTTACGAAATGAACGAATTAAAGAGCGGGTTTTAACAGAAAGTGAAAAGAAAGTGTTGGAAACCCTTCCTTTTAAGCGAAAAGTAGAATTTATAGCAGGTCGGTTTGCTGCAAAAGAAGCATTTTCAAAAGCGTATGGCACAGGAATTGGAAAAGATTTATCATTTCAAGATATTGAAGTGACAACAGATGAAAGAGGAAAGCCGTATATTGTTAAACCATTTCGTGAAGGAGTCCATTTATCAATTACCCACAGTAAACATTACGCATTGGCTCAAGTAATTATTGAATCTGTAGAAAAATAA
- a CDS encoding PH domain-containing protein: MFEKKKLHPISAILFTIDFIKGAFFPIILAFIIGGSGEEASTFDQILRFGIPALIIFFSLIQGFISWFRFTYWVEDDELRIEHGLFVRKKRYIPFERIQSISVTEGLIQRLFRLVKVSVETAGGLQEPEAQLTAITKNDAETLQSLIKSAKVKQKAMYNEQSFGKDEEVEEIEYEIEEQSHIVYKSSLKSIFILALTSGGAIGVITAALAFISQFDELISYDKIYSEARVFIASSILLFAIAFLVIIVIAYVIAIIRTMFKYYDYTVEKTDKNLIVTYGLLERRTMTIPIKRIQGIEIIENPLRSFFGYATIQVINEGGEDLEERGKVIICPLIKKDEIVHIIRDCLPEYRLGVKFSSLPNRAKRRYILRPLYYIALPIAVGVYFLRSYGYLLLILIPIFMLIGFISFKRTGWNLSGPQLVFRTKWIQTRTFFVLKNRIQTLEVSKNWFQRRKNLGTIYSHVMSDSGRIVDLDESQLKEIYEWYSYSD; the protein is encoded by the coding sequence ATGTTTGAGAAAAAGAAACTTCACCCGATTTCAGCGATATTATTTACGATTGACTTTATAAAGGGCGCGTTTTTCCCAATTATTTTAGCTTTCATCATTGGTGGGAGTGGAGAAGAAGCATCAACCTTTGATCAAATTCTCCGCTTTGGTATACCTGCACTTATTATATTTTTCTCACTAATTCAAGGCTTTATTTCTTGGTTTCGTTTTACATATTGGGTTGAGGATGATGAATTGAGAATCGAGCATGGATTATTTGTTCGCAAAAAAAGATACATTCCCTTTGAACGCATTCAAAGTATTTCTGTAACAGAAGGTTTAATTCAACGTTTATTTCGACTTGTAAAAGTTAGTGTTGAAACGGCAGGAGGATTACAAGAGCCGGAAGCACAGTTAACTGCGATAACGAAGAATGATGCAGAAACTTTACAAAGTCTTATTAAATCAGCGAAAGTAAAGCAAAAAGCCATGTATAATGAACAAAGTTTTGGTAAGGATGAGGAAGTTGAGGAAATCGAGTATGAGATTGAGGAGCAGTCACATATTGTTTATAAATCGAGCTTAAAAAGCATTTTTATCTTAGCTTTAACAAGTGGCGGGGCAATTGGTGTGATTACTGCAGCACTTGCATTTATTTCACAATTCGACGAACTTATTTCATATGATAAAATTTATTCAGAGGCTCGAGTGTTTATCGCTAGTAGTATCCTTTTATTTGCGATTGCATTTTTAGTTATTATTGTTATTGCTTACGTAATCGCTATTATTCGGACAATGTTCAAGTATTATGATTATACGGTTGAGAAAACGGATAAAAACTTAATTGTTACATATGGACTTTTAGAGCGGAGAACAATGACCATACCGATTAAGCGAATTCAAGGAATCGAAATCATTGAAAATCCGTTACGTTCCTTTTTCGGTTATGCGACAATTCAAGTAATTAATGAGGGTGGAGAAGATTTAGAGGAACGAGGGAAAGTTATTATTTGTCCCCTCATTAAAAAGGATGAAATTGTTCATATTATTCGTGATTGTCTACCCGAGTATCGACTGGGGGTTAAATTTTCTAGTTTACCTAATCGGGCGAAACGACGGTATATACTTAGGCCGTTATACTATATTGCGTTACCAATTGCAGTAGGCGTATATTTTTTGAGATCTTATGGATACCTTTTACTTATTTTGATTCCGATATTTATGTTAATCGGTTTTATCAGTTTTAAACGTACAGGTTGGAACTTAAGTGGGCCTCAATTAGTTTTTCGAACAAAATGGATTCAGACAAGAACATTTTTTGTCCTTAAAAATCGAATTCAAACATTAGAAGTATCAAAAAATTGGTTCCAACGGAGAAAAAATTTAGGAACAATCTATTCCCATGTAATGAGTGATTCCGGTCGAATTGTTGATTTAGATGAATCTCAATTGAAGGAAATATACGAGTGGTATTCTTATTCGGATTAG
- a CDS encoding alpha/beta hydrolase yields the protein MNGILCIHGFTGSPKEVEPLVSFLKDETDWVVHAPILPGHGEKLSLRNVQYMDWIRHAEEELQKMMEQCDKIYVCGFSMGGLIGSLLATRYPVKKMILLSAAAYYTNPKHLYYEIRQMITDGLRNSFRDNEIFQKYKRKLSSTPIRAYWEFRKLVQNVRPVLSNIDIPILIVQGKQDPIVPVKSAHYLYGKIKTQEKQLMLIENANHHICYSEEQNKIFNEILHFLEAPQINKKIALTNN from the coding sequence TTGAATGGGATCTTATGCATTCACGGCTTTACTGGGTCACCGAAAGAGGTAGAACCGCTCGTATCATTTTTAAAGGACGAGACCGATTGGGTTGTCCATGCACCTATTTTACCTGGACATGGCGAGAAGTTAAGTTTAAGAAATGTACAGTACATGGATTGGATTCGTCACGCTGAAGAAGAATTACAGAAAATGATGGAACAATGTGATAAAATATATGTATGTGGTTTTTCAATGGGCGGCTTAATTGGTAGTTTGTTGGCAACTCGTTATCCTGTAAAGAAGATGATTTTACTAAGTGCTGCCGCTTACTATACCAATCCAAAACATCTTTATTATGAGATTAGGCAAATGATTACAGATGGGTTGAGAAATTCATTCCGAGACAATGAAATTTTTCAAAAATATAAAAGAAAACTATCTTCCACACCCATCCGTGCCTATTGGGAATTTAGAAAGTTAGTTCAAAATGTCCGGCCTGTCCTTTCGAATATTGATATTCCTATTTTGATTGTACAAGGAAAACAAGATCCGATTGTTCCGGTAAAAAGCGCACATTATTTATATGGGAAAATTAAAACTCAAGAAAAACAATTAATGCTTATCGAAAATGCAAACCATCATATTTGTTATAGTGAAGAACAAAATAAAATTTTTAATGAAATATTACATTTTTTAGAAGCACCACAAATTAATAAAAAAATTGCATTGACGAATAATTAA
- a CDS encoding PH domain-containing protein produces MIGEPAKRISERALTVWKIRGVITSIISLLITIFIIVLIHLFDWPKWISIVLSLLWIVESYFVIFFNPKLRWKIWRYEVREQEIEIQHGLWVITKTLIPMIRVQHVDHTQGPLLKKYHLATVQISTAATVHEIPALDEIEAEELRKVISKLARVADEDV; encoded by the coding sequence ATGATCGGGGAACCAGCAAAGCGAATTTCAGAACGAGCCTTAACGGTTTGGAAAATTCGCGGTGTAATAACATCCATTATTTCATTACTTATTACTATTTTCATTATTGTACTTATTCATCTATTCGATTGGCCAAAATGGATTTCAATCGTGCTATCTTTACTATGGATAGTAGAAAGTTATTTCGTCATATTCTTTAACCCAAAACTACGTTGGAAAATTTGGCGTTATGAAGTACGTGAACAAGAGATTGAAATACAACATGGGTTATGGGTTATCACAAAGACGTTGATACCAATGATTCGAGTGCAACATGTTGACCATACGCAAGGCCCTTTATTAAAAAAATATCACCTTGCAACAGTACAAATCTCTACAGCCGCTACCGTTCATGAAATTCCGGCTCTGGATGAGATAGAAGCAGAGGAATTAAGAAAAGTAATATCAAAATTAGCAAGGGTGGCAGATGAAGATGTTTGA